The Calditrichia bacterium genomic interval CTGATGAAATGGTGTGGATTTATCAATTCGCGATCAGCGGCTGCGCGCCAGCAGCCAGAGAAAAAACGGACCGCCGAGCAAGGTTGTGATGATGCCAACCGGCAAATCGATCGGCGAGAGCACCGTTCGGGCGATGGTATCTGCGATGATCAGAAATCCGCCGCCAAAACATAACGCGGCGGGAATGAGATAGCGGTGATCCGGTCCGCCGAGCATGCGCAGCGTATGCGGCACAATCAGACCGATAAAACCGATCGGTCCGCTGAGCGCCACCACCGTTCCGGTGATCAGCGATGCAACAACGAACATCCACTTTTGCACCCGCTGCACGTTTACACCTTTTGCCAACGCCATTTCTTCGGATGCGCTGATGATGTTGAGCGGTTTCGCCATCGCCCAAAGCCCGAAAATCGCGATGAGCACCACCGGATAGCTTTGCAGCAACGCCCGATAGCTGGTAATATCCAGCCCGCCAATTGTCCAGCGGATCATTTGGTGCGTTTCGGTAAAATCAGCTAAGTAGTGTAAAATCAATATCATCGCGGAAAAAAAATAGCCCAGGGTAACGCCCGCCAAAATCATCGCGTAAATGGAACGGCGGCGGGAAATTCGCGCCAGCCAATACACCACAGAAATAGTGATGAGGCTGCCAGCAAACGCAGCGATCTGCACAGCGCTAAAGCCCAGCCACTGCAACGTAACGCCGGTTTTGATGACCAGCAACGCGCCAAACGCGCTTCCTGCGGAAACGCCGAGCGTGTACGGCGTTGCCAACGGATTGCGCAGCAGTGCCTGAAACACCACGCCGCTGACCGCCAACGCGCCGCCGGCGAGCAATCCCAATAGCACCCGGGGCATACGAATGCGGAAAAAGATGACTCCGGCACTCGTATCCGGACCGGACAAATGCGCCAGTACGTCGCTCAATTTCAGCGATTCACTGCCGAGCAACGGCGCAATGATCAGCGCTGCAATGCAAAGCAGCACCGAAAAAATGAGCGTAAATAATGCGCGGCGGGAGCGTTTCATGGCAAACTCACCAACGGTTTCCCATCACGCGGATGGGTCGTGATCGCCACCGGCGTTTCGTAAACTTCCGCCATCAGCGATTCGGTTACGACGCGCTCCGGCGTATCATCCGCAACAATTTGCCCGTTTTTGAGCACCAGCAATCGCCGGCAAAAGCGAATCGCCAGGTTGATATCGTGCGTCACCGTCACAATCGAATCGAGTGCTGCCGATTGCAAATCGCGCAAAATGCCGAAAAACTGTTGCTGATGATGCAGATCCAGCGACGCTGTCGGCTCGTCGAGCAGCAAAATTTGGGGCTGCTGGCACAGCGCAGAAGCCAAAATCACCCGTTGCTGCTCCCCCCCGCTGAGTTGCGAAAACGCCCGTTCCCGGAACTGCCAAACTTCCGTTTGGGTCATGCATTGTTGAATAATCCGGCGATCTTCGCGGGATTCCGGCGCGAAAGCGGTGGTGTGCGGAAAACGTCCCATCGCCACCATTTCGTACGCCGTATAATCGAATTCGCTGCGAATGGATTGCCCGACAAACCCCAGTTTTCGCGCCAAATCCCGGCGGGAAATCCGGGAAAGCGACGCTTCGCCCAGCCGCACTTCGCCGGATGCGGGATGCAGCATCCCCGCCATTATTTTCAGCAATGTGGATTTTCCGGCACCATTTGGCCCGATAATTCCCACAAATTCGCCGGATTGGATATTTAGGGTTATATTTTGCAATACAGGCGTTTGCAGATATGAGAACGATACATTTTCCAGCCGGATCATCGCATTTTTTCCCGCAGCGAATGATATAACGCCATCGCGGTTTTGCCGATTCGCGGACCGGGAATCAGAAATGCTTTTTCCGTAAAAATGAACAATTGATCATTTTTGATCGCTTCCAAAATGTTCAACGGTTGCCAATCTCGCTGCAATGCGGCTACATCCGTTTTGGCAGTCCCGACCCGAAATTCCATGATGATGTCCGGTTGCTGGCGCACCAAATCCTCTTTCGAAACTTCGAAATAGCGCATCCGTACATCGGAAAATGCATTTTGGATGTGGCATAAATTTACCAATTCTGTGAGATAAGTCTGTTCACCGGCGGCATACAATCCGCGCAAACTGCCCGATTCCCGGCCGATCAAAATTAAGGCATCGCGCGCCGGCCATTTCGCAGTTTGGCTGCGAATCCAGTCGAGCGTATCTTTCAGCCCGGAAACCACCTGCGCTGCTTCGTCGGTTTTTTGGAAAAATTCACCCAGTTGGTGGATGCCGGAAAAAATCTCCGCGATCGTTTCGTTGGACACGGAAATAACTTTCAGATTGAGTTGCTCAAGTTTTGCCTGCATTTCTGCGTTGGGGAAAATGAGCACGGCATCCGGTTTCAGCGCCACCATTTTTTCATAATTTGGATTGAGATACGCACCGATTGAGGGAATTTCCGCCGCAGCAGGCGGATAGCTGCAGTATTCGGTTCTGCCAACCAGCCGATCGCCCGCACCGATGCGAAATACCATTTCCGTGATGTGCGGCGCCAGCGAAATAACCCGCTGCGGTTGCGCATTTATTGCCATCGACGAAATTATCAACATTGCAAGGATCAGCAAAAAACCATTATTTTTAGCGTTCATTTTCACCACTTTTTTATGCGCCTTTGGGAAATTTCCGGCGCTGTTTGCGAAGCTCCAGATCGTTGTAAATCCGGGATTTTGCGGCATCATCCAGCCGCGACCACGCTGCGATTTCGTCCAGCGTGCGGAGACAGCCGGTGCACAACCCGTTTTGCGCATCGATTTTGCACACCCGAATGCACGGCGAAACCGGCAGTTCCGGTGTGTTTTTCAAATTTCCGTTTTTCATTCGCGAAACTCCCTTTTATCAATTGGTTAGATAAATAAATTGCACATCGCCGGGAATAATTCCGGTGCTGTGGCGTTCCAGTTCTGCGCCGTTTTCGTCAAAAATAATCAGTTCGCCGGGCGAAATAAAATCTTTGGCGTCCAGCACAAACAATCGGCCGTTTGCCGGATTGACGCTCACGTGATAAAAAAATCCGCTGATCAAATTGGCATTTACAACTTGCATGGTTGCCGGATTGTATTCCACAATGCCGCTGCCGTTGGAAAAATAGCCTTTCCCGGATGCCGAAATCGCCAGATCCGACGGGTGAATTCCGGCTGCCAGCACCAGCGAATCAACCACGCTATTGGTTGCAGGATCAATCAGCCAGATGCCGCCGGGTGTGTCGTCATTCGGATCGGAAAAATCGCCGTATGCGCCGATGCACAGCACCTGCAACATACCGCCGCTTTCACGAATCCACTGCGGCCCATCGCCCACCGTGATGATTTCTGTAACCGTTTTTGTC includes:
- a CDS encoding iron ABC transporter permease; the encoded protein is MKRSRRALFTLIFSVLLCIAALIIAPLLGSESLKLSDVLAHLSGPDTSAGVIFFRIRMPRVLLGLLAGGALAVSGVVFQALLRNPLATPYTLGVSAGSAFGALLVIKTGVTLQWLGFSAVQIAAFAGSLITISVVYWLARISRRRSIYAMILAGVTLGYFFSAMILILHYLADFTETHQMIRWTIGGLDITSYRALLQSYPVVLIAIFGLWAMAKPLNIISASEEMALAKGVNVQRVQKWMFVVASLITGTVVALSGPIGFIGLIVPHTLRMLGGPDHRYLIPAALCFGGGFLIIADTIARTVLSPIDLPVGIITTLLGGPFFLWLLARSR
- a CDS encoding heme ABC transporter ATP-binding protein; the encoded protein is MIRLENVSFSYLQTPVLQNITLNIQSGEFVGIIGPNGAGKSTLLKIMAGMLHPASGEVRLGEASLSRISRRDLARKLGFVGQSIRSEFDYTAYEMVAMGRFPHTTAFAPESREDRRIIQQCMTQTEVWQFRERAFSQLSGGEQQRVILASALCQQPQILLLDEPTASLDLHHQQQFFGILRDLQSAALDSIVTVTHDINLAIRFCRRLLVLKNGQIVADDTPERVVTESLMAEVYETPVAITTHPRDGKPLVSLP
- a CDS encoding ABC transporter substrate-binding protein; amino-acid sequence: MNAKNNGFLLILAMLIISSMAINAQPQRVISLAPHITEMVFRIGAGDRLVGRTEYCSYPPAAAEIPSIGAYLNPNYEKMVALKPDAVLIFPNAEMQAKLEQLNLKVISVSNETIAEIFSGIHQLGEFFQKTDEAAQVVSGLKDTLDWIRSQTAKWPARDALILIGRESGSLRGLYAAGEQTYLTELVNLCHIQNAFSDVRMRYFEVSKEDLVRQQPDIIMEFRVGTAKTDVAALQRDWQPLNILEAIKNDQLFIFTEKAFLIPGPRIGKTAMALYHSLREKMR
- a CDS encoding DUF1289 domain-containing protein: MKNGNLKNTPELPVSPCIRVCKIDAQNGLCTGCLRTLDEIAAWSRLDDAAKSRIYNDLELRKQRRKFPKGA